Part of the Bacteroidales bacterium genome, CCACAACGAATCAGTGGTTGACAGTCTTGTTTTTTTTAACTCATTGGAAAACCAGATTTACTTCGGTTACCTGAACCAGCGAAACGAAACTGAATATAAACTGGAACTTCTCCATCCCTTGCTGAGTTACTACCCGCAGGACGATAACTTTTTCGGGCAGATCACTGCGCAATACGACCTGATCAACAACCAGTTAAACAGTTATGTGGACGATATCATTACGCGCCATCCAGGCACTTATGCCGCTAAACTTGTGAATGCGGATTTCACACCAAGACCAGCTACCGGGCTAAATGAAGAGATGCATGTTGATTTTTTGAAAACACATTTTTTCGACCGGGTTGACTTTACTGATACTACACTGCTATACAGCAATGTGATTGCCAATAAAGTGATCCAATACTTATCGCTCTACCAAAACAACCGCCTCGACAAAGACCAGTTGCAGGTGGAGTTTATCAAGGCAGTGAGCGTGATTATGGCCAGAACCAAGGCCAGTCCGACGGTTTATGAATATGCGATGGATTACCTCATCAATGGGTTCAACAGCTATGGTTTTGATAAGGTAATCACTTACATCGCTGATAATATCAACCTTGACGAGCAATGCTATGACACCGAGCGGAAAGCCGAACTGGAAAAGAAAGTGGAAAGTCTCAAAAAATTTGCTGTTGGGCTCAAAGCACCTGATTTCAGTGCCACGGATCTCAATGGAAAGCCGATAACACTTTCAGCCGTCAGTTCAGAATACACATTGTTGGTTTTTTGGGCAACATGGTGCCCTCATTGCAATGCACTGGTGAATGATCTGCAAAAAATCTATCTCCCCGACAATCACCATAAACTGGAGATCATCGCTGTTTCGCTTGACGAATCGAATGATGAACTTGACAATTTTCTTAAACAGGGGAACTACAACTGGATAAATATCAGCGACTTTAAAAAATGGAAAGGGGAATTGGTTCAGTTGTACGATGTTTTTGCCACCCCTACCATGTTTCTGTTGTACAACGACCAGACCATCCTGGCCAAGCCCATTACCTACAATGAGTTGATGGATGAGTTGTTCAAAAGGAATATTCTGAAATAGTACCTTACAGAAAACACCCTGAATTTGATTTTCAACGATTTAATTACCCCGCCCTAAAGGGAGTAAATCGTTGAAAATCATTTCTACATTAAGGGTTGGAGTCAACATTAAAAGTTTTCTGACAGGTATGAAATAGGAAAATACTGCAATACTTGCAAGATGATCAGAGGACTATCATTTTGTCTGAAACAACAGCACCTCCATGTTTTAAACTGATCAGGTACACTCCGGGACTCAATTCCTGTTCTGACAGGCTATTGTTACCAATGGTAAAAGTATTTATTCCCTGTTGCAGGAAACCTAATTTGCGGGATATCACTAATTTTCCGGTAATTTCAAAAATTGACAGCACTCCTTCTGATGGTTCGCCAACAAATACTGTTACCGACGCCATGCCGGAAGTTGGGTTTGGACTTATATTTAAACTCAAATTGTGTCTGGCGCCGACCTCCTGGGTTGAACTTGTCTTTAAAATTTCCTGCATCACCTGGCCAGTTGCTTTTTCCATTTCAAAACCGAGGATATGAGCGGCCGTAACGGCCATATCAGGTAAAATTCTTGCCTGGAAAGAGGTGAAATTTTGTTTGATGTTTGGCCCCACAGCCAGAAACTGAATACGGCGACAGCCTTCGCAGCCGCAGCCGTGGCCGGTAAAACCTCCGTGCTGGTTATCATGGCGGCCATGGTCGTTGGTCACGATCAGGGTGGTTTTGTCCTGGTAATAGGGCAGCGATTGAACATGGTCCCATAACACTCCAACAATGCTGTCGGCGCGGCGAAGGGTAGTGGTGTAATAATTCCAGTCGCCGCTATGACCGGCATGATCCACATCGGCAAGATAAACCCACATGAAATCGGGTTGTTCCTCATTCATCAGGGCTTTGGTATTGTTGCAAACGCCCTCATCCCCGATTCCTTCGCTGTAAAACGTCGGCCAGTAAGTTGGTCCGTAACTTTGATCAAAGCTTGGCAGCCAAAGGCTTGATAAGTACTTCAGGATATAAAAACAGTTGTCGGCCGACTCCTGTTTATACTTTCTGTAATACTCAAAAATACTGGGTTTAACTGAGTATTGGGTGAACTTACCCTGGTACACCGTGTCTCGCACTTCAGTCCATGCACCCGACCACAAGGCAGGAATTGCCCGGTTGGTATAGGTAATACCATCATTACGAAAATCGCTGATAATCGTTCCTTCAGCAGCAATGGCTTTCATACGCGGAATCCAGGAATAATCGGGGTCACCAAATGTCTCGGTGTAACGGGCGCCGTCAATGATGATAATCATCATTTTTTGATCGGATTGGGCACTGGCAAACTGAAAAAAAAACACCAACAATAAGAACAGCAATGGAATCATGATTTTAGTGATGCTCATTGTGTATAGTTTAAATAGATTAAAGGTCGTATGTTTCGATTAAATGTACTGATCAATGGATTTCCAATCACTGATACTGAGGAATTCTTCATAGTTAATTGCCATCATTTGATGATCAATTTTAAAGGTTTTGCCTTGATAAACGATCCATGAATGGCTTGCTGACTCTTTGTATTTTTCAATGACTTTGTGAAATGCAGGTTTATAAGTATGTGATGCTTTTATCTCAACCAAATGAAAATTTTGCCCAAAGTCAATGATTAAGTCAATCTCATCTCCATTACTTGTCCGGTGATAATATAGTTGAAAATATTGTCCTTCATGCCAACGCTTCTTCATCAAATCAGCTACAATCAAATTTTCGAATAAAGCGCCATACATCAAACCCCTTTCCCAATCTTCTTTTCCTGTTATGCCCACAAGAAATGAAAGCAGTCCGTTATCGTAGAAAAATATCCTGGGGCTTTTAATGATCCTTTTTCCAAAGTTATTGAAATACGGCTGAAGTTGAAAAATGATGTAAGATGCTTCAAGCACCGAAAGCCAGCGTTTTAATGTGCTCACCGGGATGCCTGTATCCCGCGAAATTGATGAGAGGTTGAATAATTGACATGCGTTAGCAGCCAGCGCACGCAAAAAAAGTGTAAAAGCATGGATATCGCCAATATTCAGCAATTGCCGGACATCTTTTTGCAAATAAGTTTCCAGGTAAGAATTGTGCCAGGCATCGGCCAGATAAAAATCCCTTGTTACAATTTCGGGATAGCAACCCCAATAAAATGTATGCATCCGATTATTTTCGGGTATTTCGCTTAATTGGAATGGCAACAAAGGCACTAAGCCAATTCTGCCTGCAAGGCTTTCAGACACATGCTTCCCAAGCAGGAATTGGCCAGAGCCGGTAACTACAAATTTGCCATAATTACTCCGATCGCTATCCACAGCCATTTTTAAAAATGGAAATAATTCAGGTATCTGTTGGGCTTCATCAAAAACTACTTTATTTGAATAGGTATTGAAAAATCTTACCGGATCATCGTAAAATAACTGTCTTACCTGTAAATCATCGAAGGTAACGAAAGTGTATTCGTTCCCGAGAAGTTTTTTAAGCATGGTTGATTTCCCTGATTGTCGTGGCCCCATAACACCAACGACCGGGAAAGCTTTAAGATATTTCATTACCAAATCTTCCGACTGACGGGGGATGTAAGTCATATTATGTAAATTTACCATTGCTTGGCAAATTTACATAATATATTTTGATCTGGATTATCTGACCAGCAATTCATCTGATTAATCAAAAATGTCAACTTGAAATTACTTTCCCTCTGTCCATCCTCACCACCCTACCCGGAAATTTATCAATCATGAAGTGGTTGTGGGTTGCAACGATCACTGATTTGCCCTGTTTACTGATTTCGTAAAGCAAGGCAACAATTTCTTCAGCCGTTTCGGGATCAAGGTTTCCGGTGGGTTCATCAGCAAGAATGATCTCAGGTTGATTGATCAGTGCCCGGGCAATGCAAACCCGCTGCTGTTCACCTCCCGAAAGCTCATGAGGCATTTTGAAACCTTTTGTCGGAATTCCTACCAGCGATAAAACTTCATGGGCACGTTTTTGAATTTTTTCTTTATCACGCCAGCCGGTCGAGCGCATGACAAATTCAAGGTTTTTCTGAACTGTCCGGTCGGTAAGTAGTTGAAAATCCTGAAAAACAATTCCCAATTTTCGCCGCAGAAACGGAATTTCTTTAACTTTTAGGTTGAGCAAATCAAATCCTGCTATGGTTGCTTCTCCTTCATCAACAAAAAGTTCGGCGTACAAAGTCTTGAGAAGGCTGGTCTTTCCGCTGCCGGTTTTCCCGACCAGGTAAATGAATTCGCCGGGAAAAACCTGGAACTCAACCTCCGAAAGTGTAAGTATTAAATTGCGGTAAACAGTGGCGTTTGTAAGGTGTATGACAGGAGCAGACAGCATGAAATAATGAATTGTGATTAAGAATTTAACAGATCAGACACACTTGAAACGGTTTTTGATAAACAATTTTAAACAGTGTTTAAAAGAGCGTTTTGACAATCTCCGGGTAAAAATTAATTCTGTATTTACCCAACAAAGAGCGGTAAGCGTCCTCGCCGGCAGTCATATAGCTTGATCCAAGTCCCGAAACATCGTCAATGGTTTTGTTAAACAAAGTTTTGCCTGATTGATCTTTTATTAAAAAAGTAGCCCTAAGCGAGGACGAAAAGCGGTTGTTGCGCTCACTGCCGGCAGTTGTGTTGGACTCTACAAATATCGAATAGTCCGCACCCCCTGAACTCATGGCTATCTCATAACCATCTTGTTTCAGCAATCTTATAATCTCCTCCTCAAGGCCGGTATTAACAATTGGATTATTCAGATTCTTCTCATTTATTGAGATAAAAAAAACAGGAGGGATGATTTCTACCGGCAGCACAAAACTGTTCACTTTCACGCCGTCGAAAAGTTTCCTAACCATCATGTCGCTGGTATTATCGCGCACCAGCTTATCCATGTTGAGGCACGAGGTGATTTGCTCACTCTTTAGGCGGGAGTCAATTTTTCCGGAAATAATGCTGAAATTCCCGCGGGCGTCGGTCACAGATTCAACCTGAGTGCCGGGTAGCCACGAAAATTTGGTAATGATGGGGATGCCTGCCACCGTGCGCTGGTTTTCATCCAGAAGGGTTGCTTCAATCTGTGTATTTGCGCCTGATGTGCCGGGTTTAAGTACTATTTTGTCATGTGGAAAAACAACCTTCAGTTGCTGAACCTGGTCAATTAATCCGGCCATAAGGGCTGTGGCATAGGGTTTTTCTTCATTGTCAATGGTAGCT contains:
- a CDS encoding LPP20 family lipoprotein; this translates as MKTIVGIALLVLLLGCSSGKKSGSSDALKNAPAWAKQTPNDPFYYHGVGMASKTGQVDFRERARQSALSEMAGNISVNISSSSVLNQFEFDRTYSEYFRDNIKMTTQQQLEGFELVENWENDQQYWVYYRLSKARWEQIKQDRINKALGLSQSKFEQARTFGRQGNSADALRFYIRSVEDIRDFLGEDLKATIDNEEKPYATALMAGLIDQVQQLKVVFPHDKIVLKPGTSGANTQIEATLLDENQRTVAGIPIITKFSWLPGTQVESVTDARGNFSIISGKIDSRLKSEQITSCLNMDKLVRDNTSDMMVRKLFDGVKVNSFVLPVEIIPPVFFISINEKNLNNPIVNTGLEEEIIRLLKQDGYEIAMSSGGADYSIFVESNTTAGSERNNRFSSSLRATFLIKDQSGKTLFNKTIDDVSGLGSSYMTAGEDAYRSLLGKYRINFYPEIVKTLF
- a CDS encoding redoxin domain-containing protein, yielding MNFRLVAVLLFLPIFVCGQQFSLTGKISGLADGMVSIHTFYGSENKKIDSVAVHPDGSFAYTFAKDAYSGMYRLRWGKNQFMDVIFNSENISFKTHNESVVDSLVFFNSLENQIYFGYLNQRNETEYKLELLHPLLSYYPQDDNFFGQITAQYDLINNQLNSYVDDIITRHPGTYAAKLVNADFTPRPATGLNEEMHVDFLKTHFFDRVDFTDTTLLYSNVIANKVIQYLSLYQNNRLDKDQLQVEFIKAVSVIMARTKASPTVYEYAMDYLINGFNSYGFDKVITYIADNINLDEQCYDTERKAELEKKVESLKKFAVGLKAPDFSATDLNGKPITLSAVSSEYTLLVFWATWCPHCNALVNDLQKIYLPDNHHKLEIIAVSLDESNDELDNFLKQGNYNWINISDFKKWKGELVQLYDVFATPTMFLLYNDQTILAKPITYNELMDELFKRNILK
- a CDS encoding ATP-binding protein; amino-acid sequence: MVNLHNMTYIPRQSEDLVMKYLKAFPVVGVMGPRQSGKSTMLKKLLGNEYTFVTFDDLQVRQLFYDDPVRFFNTYSNKVVFDEAQQIPELFPFLKMAVDSDRSNYGKFVVTGSGQFLLGKHVSESLAGRIGLVPLLPFQLSEIPENNRMHTFYWGCYPEIVTRDFYLADAWHNSYLETYLQKDVRQLLNIGDIHAFTLFLRALAANACQLFNLSSISRDTGIPVSTLKRWLSVLEASYIIFQLQPYFNNFGKRIIKSPRIFFYDNGLLSFLVGITGKEDWERGLMYGALFENLIVADLMKKRWHEGQYFQLYYHRTSNGDEIDLIIDFGQNFHLVEIKASHTYKPAFHKVIEKYKESASHSWIVYQGKTFKIDHQMMAINYEEFLSISDWKSIDQYI
- a CDS encoding T9SS type A sorting domain-containing protein, which translates into the protein MSITKIMIPLLFLLLVFFFQFASAQSDQKMMIIIIDGARYTETFGDPDYSWIPRMKAIAAEGTIISDFRNDGITYTNRAIPALWSGAWTEVRDTVYQGKFTQYSVKPSIFEYYRKYKQESADNCFYILKYLSSLWLPSFDQSYGPTYWPTFYSEGIGDEGVCNNTKALMNEEQPDFMWVYLADVDHAGHSGDWNYYTTTLRRADSIVGVLWDHVQSLPYYQDKTTLIVTNDHGRHDNQHGGFTGHGCGCEGCRRIQFLAVGPNIKQNFTSFQARILPDMAVTAAHILGFEMEKATGQVMQEILKTSSTQEVGARHNLSLNISPNPTSGMASVTVFVGEPSEGVLSIFEITGKLVISRKLGFLQQGINTFTIGNNSLSEQELSPGVYLISLKHGGAVVSDKMIVL
- a CDS encoding ATP-binding cassette domain-containing protein, coding for MLSAPVIHLTNATVYRNLILTLSEVEFQVFPGEFIYLVGKTGSGKTSLLKTLYAELFVDEGEATIAGFDLLNLKVKEIPFLRRKLGIVFQDFQLLTDRTVQKNLEFVMRSTGWRDKEKIQKRAHEVLSLVGIPTKGFKMPHELSGGEQQRVCIARALINQPEIILADEPTGNLDPETAEEIVALLYEISKQGKSVIVATHNHFMIDKFPGRVVRMDRGKVISS